A stretch of Natronospira bacteriovora DNA encodes these proteins:
- a CDS encoding ABC transporter substrate-binding protein: MARFTALCCLMLFVTPIFADDGTAPHGGQSLAVLFSDQTPPYEQFRQGFEEEMNESRPFSLYQTRELDRSAADTLRDEPLIIAVGASATRWALENSTADVFATMVPADSIEQLGKRFPERKLHALYIDQAPYRHMALMRSSLPDAERITLLCRDPQPARLEALMAAADRLDLKLEFRQVRNRSEIIRAVQAVHRETDAFIVLPASEAMGPADLRALLLHSFRTGVPVFGYSPGLVSAGTIAAIHSNPQSLGRETARKFKGLQNSQAPRWASSTFPVHYDLTINREVARSLGIPLPSESALRQAIDSMETR, encoded by the coding sequence ATGGCCCGTTTTACCGCCTTGTGCTGCCTGATGCTGTTCGTCACACCGATCTTTGCCGATGACGGTACGGCTCCACACGGCGGACAATCGTTAGCCGTTCTTTTCAGTGACCAGACGCCACCGTATGAGCAGTTCCGGCAAGGCTTTGAGGAGGAAATGAACGAGAGCCGGCCTTTCAGCCTGTACCAGACTCGCGAGCTGGATCGATCAGCCGCCGATACGCTGCGAGACGAGCCCTTGATCATTGCAGTCGGGGCCAGTGCAACCCGATGGGCCCTTGAGAACAGCACGGCTGATGTGTTCGCTACCATGGTTCCCGCGGACAGCATCGAGCAGCTGGGCAAGCGCTTTCCGGAGCGAAAGCTGCATGCCCTGTACATTGACCAGGCCCCATACCGGCATATGGCGCTGATGCGATCGTCCCTGCCCGATGCCGAGAGAATCACCCTTCTGTGCAGGGATCCGCAACCTGCCCGCCTGGAAGCGCTGATGGCAGCAGCCGACAGACTGGATCTGAAACTGGAGTTCCGTCAGGTACGAAACCGTTCCGAGATCATACGCGCGGTCCAGGCAGTGCATCGCGAAACCGATGCCTTCATCGTACTCCCGGCCAGCGAAGCCATGGGGCCAGCGGACCTGCGCGCCTTGTTGCTACACAGTTTCAGAACGGGGGTGCCCGTATTCGGATACTCCCCGGGCCTGGTGTCGGCCGGCACCATCGCCGCCATTCACTCCAATCCGCAGTCACTCGGGCGGGAAACCGCCCGTAAATTCAAGGGACTACAGAACAGTCAAGCGCCGAGATGGGCCAGTTCCACTTTCCCCGTACACTATGATCTGACTATCAACCGCGAGGTCGCACGGTCGCTCGGCATCCCTCTACCGTCCGAATCTGCACTCCGGCAGGCAATTGACAGCATGGAGACCCGGTAA
- the acpS gene encoding holo-ACP synthase, with translation MKAAEQIPGLFGVGTDLVEIRRIERAYERWGDRLVDHLLMPGELEEFARSKRPVRYLAMRFAAKEALVKALGTGFRQGMWLRDVGCCQEVSGKPFAIFSDKADALRRERGAGQAEISLTDEAGLIVAFAVMLRRPAG, from the coding sequence ATGAAGGCCGCTGAGCAGATTCCCGGTCTCTTCGGCGTTGGAACGGATCTGGTGGAGATCCGGCGTATTGAGCGCGCTTACGAGCGTTGGGGGGATCGGCTGGTCGATCACCTTCTCATGCCTGGGGAGCTGGAAGAGTTTGCCCGCAGCAAACGCCCGGTCCGCTATCTGGCAATGCGATTTGCAGCCAAGGAAGCACTGGTGAAGGCGCTCGGTACCGGGTTCCGGCAGGGGATGTGGTTGCGTGACGTGGGTTGCTGCCAGGAAGTCTCCGGAAAGCCATTCGCCATCTTCTCGGACAAGGCCGATGCCTTGCGCCGCGAGCGCGGCGCAGGTCAGGCCGAGATCAGCCTGACCGATGAGGCGGGCCTGATCGTGGCATTTGCGGTGATGTTGCGGCGGCCCGCCGGATGA
- a CDS encoding CYTH domain-containing protein, which yields MAREIERKFLVRNDDWRAVVQDRQHFRQGYLTDHRHGKASVRLRLRGEQAELNIKSLELGVSRQEYEYPIPATEAREMLDHLCPGPQVEKFRHWVHDSGHIWEVDEFLGDNSGLVVAEVELEREDQTVNRPHWLGPEVTHLERYYNVALITHPYRQWTVAEREAVDAG from the coding sequence ATGGCCCGTGAGATCGAACGCAAGTTTCTGGTACGAAATGATGACTGGCGGGCCGTTGTCCAGGATCGACAGCATTTCCGCCAGGGGTATCTGACCGATCATCGTCATGGCAAGGCCTCGGTACGACTGCGGCTGCGAGGTGAGCAGGCGGAGCTGAACATCAAGAGCCTGGAGCTGGGTGTCAGCCGTCAGGAATACGAGTATCCCATTCCGGCAACAGAGGCGCGCGAGATGCTGGACCACCTCTGCCCTGGACCACAGGTCGAGAAGTTTCGGCACTGGGTGCATGACTCGGGCCATATCTGGGAGGTCGACGAGTTTCTCGGGGACAACAGCGGGCTGGTGGTGGCCGAAGTGGAACTGGAGCGGGAAGATCAGACCGTCAATCGCCCGCACTGGCTGGGTCCTGAGGTTACCCATCTGGAGCGCTATTACAACGTGGCGCTGATTACCCACCCCTACCGTCAGTGGACAGTCGCCGAAAGGGAGGCCGTGGATGCCGGGTGA
- a CDS encoding 3'-5' exonuclease, producing the protein MNILAFDIETVPDTESGRRILDLGDLDDADTGRAMLHRRRQETGGRDFLPLHLHRIVAISVALRQKDRFKVWTLGEADASEGEIVARFFEGLERFQPDLVSWNGSGFDLPVLHYRALYHGIAAPTYWETGDNAQPFRFNNYLNRFHWRHLDLMDVLAGYQARATAKLDEVAVMLGLPGKLGMHGSLVWDRILEGDIGAVRDYCETDALNTYLVFLRFEFMRGRLGAGAYEEEQERVRQFLKDSEGEHFRQFLKQWHSQPVWQGQ; encoded by the coding sequence TTGAACATACTCGCATTTGATATCGAGACGGTGCCGGACACAGAATCCGGGCGCCGGATTCTGGATCTGGGTGACCTGGACGATGCCGACACAGGCCGGGCCATGTTGCATCGGCGCCGTCAGGAAACCGGCGGGCGTGATTTCCTGCCACTGCATCTGCACCGGATCGTGGCCATTTCCGTGGCTTTGCGCCAGAAAGACCGCTTCAAGGTCTGGACACTGGGTGAAGCGGATGCCAGTGAGGGAGAGATCGTGGCGCGCTTCTTTGAAGGCCTGGAGCGATTTCAGCCGGACCTGGTCTCCTGGAATGGTTCCGGCTTTGACCTTCCCGTGCTGCATTACCGGGCCCTGTATCACGGCATTGCCGCGCCCACCTACTGGGAGACTGGCGACAATGCCCAGCCGTTTCGATTCAATAACTACCTGAACCGCTTTCACTGGCGACACCTGGACCTGATGGACGTGCTGGCGGGCTATCAGGCACGTGCCACCGCCAAACTGGACGAAGTGGCCGTGATGCTGGGGCTCCCGGGCAAGCTGGGCATGCACGGGAGTCTGGTCTGGGATCGAATCCTGGAAGGTGACATCGGGGCGGTGCGTGACTACTGCGAGACGGATGCCCTGAACACCTATCTGGTGTTCCTCCGTTTCGAGTTCATGCGTGGTCGCCTGGGTGCCGGAGCGTATGAGGAAGAACAGGAACGGGTTCGCCAGTTCCTGAAGGACAGTGAGGGCGAGCATTTTCGTCAGTTTCTCAAGCAGTGGCACAGCCAGCCGGTCTGGCAGGGGCAGTAG
- a CDS encoding TonB-dependent receptor plug domain-containing protein → MSFSRRHFRPGQCLVALTVTLAGMAATPGLQADIQLLTEDAYLEDMPRILTGSRLRQATGDSPVSVTVIDREMIEHSGAREIQELLRLVPGMVVSYTFGHWASVTPGFGAEGYSRRLEVLIDGRSVYTPSFGGVPWAALPYSVSDIERIEVTRGPNSHAFGTNALLGTINIITRDPADRSGGEFEVLAGDDFVHRLQVRQFGSSERTDWSLSAAQWGDHGFDSRVTEFDGKSHRFINGQLRVLTGPSSHVMLRGGYNRGRHEWGRSHPAFEPPREQYWQMHFGQMNWEYQTQSGNLLEFRFDHSVERIEEDYYTRPLPALGFTQVYIDEYRKSLRTEAELQHTIEAGGRSRFLWGLGWREDEVRSPPAYFPDGPASNTFLRTFAQMEWQATERMTFNAGAMLENDQITGTDLSPRLGLNFHATPQHTVRLAAARATRTPVLIEEMGDWSIDMPVDRRQIVFASGGLQRETVDSIELGHVFESADGRMTVDTRIHYDEIRDMIMYLAAPFPEDPYDGFAIDFDNTDEATVRGLETEVEFRPTVHNRFRLAYSLKDISSTDTLTEISESGPRHNISLFGLHRLSGQTEISGQYFYYSAYNIMNLNDGVERTRRLDLRLSHRLDPQPDSTRVALVIQSVQGTYDDSRPRNRFDRRIFGEIRIPF, encoded by the coding sequence ATGTCATTTTCGCGCCGCCATTTCCGGCCAGGCCAATGCCTTGTCGCTCTGACAGTCACCCTGGCGGGGATGGCCGCCACACCGGGCCTGCAGGCCGACATCCAGCTCCTCACGGAGGATGCCTATCTGGAGGACATGCCACGCATTCTCACCGGCTCCCGACTGAGACAGGCCACGGGGGACTCCCCGGTCTCGGTCACCGTCATCGACCGGGAGATGATCGAACACTCCGGAGCGCGGGAAATCCAGGAACTGCTCAGGTTGGTGCCCGGCATGGTGGTGAGTTACACCTTTGGCCACTGGGCATCGGTGACCCCTGGTTTCGGCGCCGAGGGCTATTCCCGTCGTCTGGAAGTCCTGATAGACGGCCGCAGTGTCTACACACCCAGTTTCGGTGGTGTCCCCTGGGCCGCACTGCCCTACTCCGTCAGCGATATCGAGCGAATCGAAGTGACCCGTGGCCCCAACAGCCACGCTTTCGGCACCAATGCCCTGCTGGGCACGATCAACATCATCACACGGGACCCGGCAGACCGGAGCGGTGGTGAATTCGAGGTACTGGCGGGCGATGATTTCGTACACCGCCTGCAAGTACGCCAGTTTGGCTCGTCGGAGCGTACGGACTGGAGTCTTTCCGCCGCCCAGTGGGGTGACCACGGCTTTGATTCCCGCGTTACGGAGTTCGATGGAAAGAGTCACCGTTTCATCAACGGTCAACTGCGGGTGCTGACCGGCCCCTCCAGCCACGTCATGCTGCGCGGCGGATACAACCGGGGGCGCCATGAGTGGGGTCGCAGCCATCCTGCCTTCGAACCCCCCCGGGAACAGTACTGGCAGATGCACTTCGGGCAGATGAACTGGGAGTATCAGACCCAATCCGGCAATCTTCTGGAATTCCGCTTCGATCATAGCGTGGAACGCATCGAAGAGGATTACTACACCCGCCCCCTGCCAGCGCTCGGATTCACCCAGGTTTACATTGATGAATACCGTAAAAGCCTACGCACGGAGGCGGAACTCCAGCATACCATCGAGGCCGGGGGACGAAGCCGTTTTCTCTGGGGACTCGGCTGGCGGGAAGATGAAGTTCGCTCACCTCCCGCCTACTTTCCCGATGGCCCGGCCAGCAACACCTTCCTGCGCACTTTTGCGCAAATGGAATGGCAAGCCACAGAGCGAATGACATTCAATGCCGGTGCCATGCTGGAAAATGATCAGATCACGGGCACCGATCTGTCACCGCGGCTTGGGCTGAACTTTCACGCCACGCCGCAGCATACCGTGCGCCTGGCCGCGGCTCGCGCCACTCGGACACCGGTCCTGATCGAGGAAATGGGCGATTGGTCCATTGACATGCCGGTGGATCGCCGTCAGATCGTCTTCGCCTCGGGTGGGCTGCAACGGGAAACCGTGGACAGCATCGAACTGGGTCATGTCTTCGAGTCCGCCGACGGCCGAATGACCGTGGATACTCGTATTCACTATGACGAAATTCGGGACATGATCATGTACCTGGCTGCCCCCTTTCCGGAGGATCCCTACGACGGTTTCGCCATTGATTTTGACAATACCGATGAGGCCACTGTCCGCGGCCTCGAAACCGAGGTGGAATTCCGACCTACTGTCCATAACCGTTTTCGACTGGCCTATTCCCTGAAAGACATCAGCAGCACTGACACGCTCACGGAAATTTCCGAAAGCGGCCCCAGGCACAACATCAGCCTCTTCGGGCTGCACCGCCTGAGCGGACAGACAGAGATCAGTGGTCAGTATTTCTATTACAGCGCCTACAACATCATGAATCTGAACGATGGTGTGGAACGCACTCGACGCCTCGACCTGCGTTTGTCACACAGGCTTGATCCACAACCGGACAGCACAAGGGTCGCTCTGGTCATTCAAAGTGTCCAGGGCACATACGATGACAGTAGGCCACGAAATCGTTTTGACCGTCGCATATTCGGAGAGATCCGAATCCCATTCTAG
- a CDS encoding L,D-transpeptidase: MPGERHIRISIPEQRLWLLEGERCLREWPVSTARNGPGEQRDSGCTPRGRHVIRAMIGAGQPIGAVFVGRRPTGEICDEACFARQPERDWILTRILWLSGLEPGRNRFGTVDSMRRFIYIHGTPDAFPMGVPLSKGCIRMRNEAVVELFDRVSPGTLVTIRG, translated from the coding sequence ATGCCGGGTGAGCGGCACATCCGCATCAGCATTCCGGAGCAGCGCCTGTGGCTGCTGGAAGGCGAACGCTGCCTCAGGGAATGGCCGGTTTCCACTGCCAGGAATGGCCCGGGGGAGCAGCGGGACAGCGGTTGTACCCCCCGCGGCCGGCACGTCATTCGTGCCATGATCGGGGCGGGACAACCCATCGGGGCCGTTTTCGTGGGCCGGCGTCCCACCGGTGAGATCTGTGACGAGGCATGCTTTGCCCGTCAGCCGGAGCGCGATTGGATTCTCACCCGTATACTCTGGCTGTCGGGTCTGGAGCCGGGTCGCAACCGCTTCGGGACTGTAGACAGCATGCGGCGCTTCATCTACATCCATGGCACACCCGATGCCTTTCCCATGGGCGTGCCGCTTTCCAAGGGCTGCATTCGCATGCGCAATGAAGCCGTGGTAGAACTCTTTGATCGGGTGTCACCGGGCACTCTGGTCACCATCAGGGGGTAG
- a CDS encoding ATP-binding protein yields MRLRLRTQILLIALLPTALVAFVIGGYLLMTRVADLHESQIRLGETIAEHLAPASEFAVLSGDRRVLERLTNQLVQKDNVWQVSIYDAEDRLLAEATSSLEKSDVPGWIGWFYPGSSERLLFEAPIEIADDPIGDFEGLFSDPETAATNDAVIGRVVVELSSQPLQSRQAEVLRFGSLLILVGLIIAFALATRAGLNIVRPINNVVQAFRQFGNGDLNTRVSVQSRGETALLEQGFNDLAAEIQTSRERMEAEIEQATSELQETLEAVEIQNVELDLARKRAEESNRIKSEFLANISHEIRTPMNAIFGYTQLLARTTANDSQKDYIQTIQRSAESLLALLEDVLNLSRIEAGRVEVDNNPFSPEALFEELITIMAPAAHEKGLDLLWCPESPLPSQVHGDAVKLRQIVSNLLSNACKFTDQGSVSLKARVESKAEGRGWLVVKVEDTGIGIRDSDLPRLFQAFTQLDSSSSRRHQGAGLGLVICDQLSRLMGGNIHVDSQAGVGSTFSVHIPLDAIEHADGNAQIIPPILVQAQDKSIASSLAGRLTQIGGRILEPSVADDKPGPKDAGKGDDAPLLLIGLSRREVVAMIRGDASLPGLQKLPEGFRTSVVLASTQDSIELESLRTRLGAPCLPMTCSRSLLEKTLAAAKDEQADTLPVALLGEEISEQSHLSGLRLMVVEDNRINRHLTTEFLESAGASVRAAVDGHDALDIAAQWKPDAVLMDIQLPDMDGLETSQRLRKGFGYDRIPILALTASASEEEHRRCLRGGLDAVLVKPVRAETLISRVRRAIEDYAEETPTSETPETTLPRKTSRQPMGRDASGKLRADIADMVASDLPSQLSTARTFLEKGDLKGLDSEVHTIKGTAAFCGFPDLQAACEAIRLAIAETRANPDGHLETLMETLEREAQQVLDELKG; encoded by the coding sequence ATGCGCCTTCGGCTCCGAACCCAGATTCTCCTGATCGCGCTACTGCCAACGGCGCTGGTTGCGTTTGTCATTGGTGGCTATCTGCTGATGACGAGAGTCGCTGACCTGCATGAATCACAGATTCGACTTGGAGAAACCATTGCGGAACACCTGGCCCCGGCGAGTGAATTTGCCGTGCTCTCCGGCGATCGGCGTGTTCTTGAACGCCTCACGAACCAGCTCGTGCAAAAGGACAATGTCTGGCAGGTCAGTATCTATGATGCTGAAGATCGTCTGCTGGCCGAGGCCACAAGCTCGCTGGAGAAGTCCGATGTCCCGGGATGGATAGGCTGGTTTTATCCGGGCTCATCCGAACGACTGCTCTTTGAGGCCCCCATTGAGATTGCCGACGACCCAATCGGGGATTTTGAAGGTCTGTTCAGCGATCCGGAGACCGCTGCGACGAATGATGCCGTGATCGGCAGGGTCGTTGTGGAGCTCTCATCCCAGCCCCTGCAGAGCCGGCAGGCCGAAGTGCTCCGATTCGGCAGCCTGCTGATTCTTGTCGGCCTGATAATCGCCTTCGCCCTCGCTACCCGGGCCGGCTTGAATATCGTTCGCCCCATCAACAATGTGGTTCAGGCATTTCGCCAGTTCGGAAACGGCGACCTGAATACGCGCGTCTCCGTGCAATCTCGTGGTGAAACCGCGCTCCTTGAACAGGGCTTCAATGACCTTGCCGCGGAAATCCAGACATCTCGCGAACGGATGGAGGCCGAAATCGAGCAGGCCACATCCGAACTGCAGGAAACCCTGGAAGCGGTGGAGATCCAGAATGTGGAACTGGATCTGGCCAGAAAACGGGCTGAAGAATCGAATCGCATCAAGTCCGAGTTCCTGGCCAACATCAGCCACGAAATCAGAACCCCAATGAACGCCATATTCGGCTATACCCAGCTTCTGGCGCGGACAACGGCCAATGACAGCCAGAAGGACTACATACAGACAATCCAGCGGTCCGCCGAATCCCTGCTGGCCCTGCTTGAGGATGTACTCAATCTCTCACGCATCGAAGCCGGACGCGTTGAAGTGGACAACAACCCCTTCAGCCCGGAAGCCTTGTTCGAGGAACTCATCACCATCATGGCCCCAGCGGCGCATGAGAAGGGCCTCGATCTCCTCTGGTGCCCGGAAAGCCCCTTGCCGAGTCAGGTTCATGGGGATGCAGTCAAACTCCGCCAGATTGTCAGCAACCTGCTCTCCAATGCCTGCAAGTTCACGGACCAGGGCAGCGTGTCACTGAAGGCTCGCGTCGAATCGAAGGCCGAGGGCCGTGGCTGGCTGGTGGTGAAGGTTGAGGATACCGGCATAGGCATCAGAGACTCAGACCTTCCACGCCTCTTCCAGGCTTTCACTCAACTGGACAGCTCAAGCTCAAGACGCCATCAGGGCGCCGGTCTTGGCCTTGTCATCTGCGACCAGCTCAGCCGGCTAATGGGCGGGAATATCCATGTTGATAGCCAGGCCGGTGTGGGCAGTACATTCAGTGTGCACATTCCGCTCGATGCGATCGAGCATGCCGATGGCAACGCTCAGATCATCCCGCCAATACTCGTTCAGGCTCAGGATAAGAGCATCGCATCCAGCCTTGCCGGACGTCTGACCCAAATCGGTGGCCGGATTCTGGAGCCCTCGGTGGCCGATGACAAACCCGGGCCAAAAGATGCCGGGAAGGGAGACGACGCCCCTCTGCTGCTGATCGGTCTGAGTCGCCGGGAAGTCGTGGCAATGATTCGGGGAGATGCATCATTGCCTGGCCTGCAGAAGCTTCCAGAGGGTTTCCGTACAAGCGTGGTGCTTGCCAGCACCCAGGACAGCATCGAACTGGAATCATTGAGAACACGGCTGGGTGCGCCCTGCCTGCCGATGACCTGTTCCCGCTCCCTGCTTGAGAAGACGCTCGCGGCCGCGAAGGATGAACAGGCGGACACCCTGCCGGTAGCATTGCTTGGCGAAGAAATCAGCGAACAGAGTCACCTTTCGGGCCTTCGCCTGATGGTGGTCGAGGACAACCGGATCAATCGTCACCTTACCACGGAGTTTCTCGAATCCGCCGGCGCCAGCGTCCGCGCTGCAGTGGACGGGCATGATGCGCTCGACATTGCCGCGCAATGGAAGCCGGATGCAGTGCTCATGGATATCCAGCTTCCCGACATGGATGGCCTCGAGACCAGTCAACGGCTGCGCAAGGGCTTCGGCTATGACAGGATTCCCATTCTTGCATTGACCGCCAGCGCCAGCGAGGAAGAACATCGCCGATGCCTGAGGGGTGGACTGGATGCTGTCCTGGTCAAGCCGGTTCGCGCCGAAACCCTGATCAGTCGCGTTCGACGGGCCATCGAGGACTACGCGGAAGAAACACCCACCAGTGAAACACCCGAGACCACACTCCCCCGGAAAACAAGCAGGCAACCCATGGGGCGAGATGCTTCCGGAAAACTGAGAGCGGATATTGCCGACATGGTGGCCAGTGACTTGCCGTCGCAGTTGTCCACGGCCAGGACTTTCCTGGAGAAAGGCGACCTCAAGGGGCTGGATTCTGAAGTTCACACCATCAAGGGTACAGCCGCATTCTGTGGTTTCCCGGATCTTCAGGCCGCATGCGAAGCCATTCGACTGGCCATCGCCGAGACGCGGGCCAACCCGGACGGGCATCTGGAAACGCTCATGGAAACGCTTGAGCGGGAGGCTCAACAAGTTCTTGATGAGCTCAAGGGTTGA
- the rlmD gene encoding 23S rRNA (uracil(1939)-C(5))-methyltransferase RlmD, which translates to MGRRKTELELEIDIRDLAHDGRGVGSGENGKTFFAHGALPGERVRVRREKKRRDRDEGVTLEVLTPSADRIEPRCQYFGQCGGCALQHLSIESQRTSKQQALLAQMRRLGGVAPETVLPTLTGPEWGYRRRARLGVKDVPRKGRVLVGFRERRTPYVTDMNRCEVLIPEVGGRLEALSDLVGRLSVRARLPQIEVAAGDDDIALVLRHLDPLSDEDLCLLAEFEHESGFWIYLQPKGPDTVTALSDAAPPLSYRLDSHQVEIRFLPTDFIQINREINRKMIDQALEWLGAGKDDTVLDLFSGLGNFSLPIARAGSTVTAVEGEAGLVGRGRENAERNGLGDRVDFHVANLFEDVTRESWARREYRLAVLDPPRSGAREIIPQLPKMGVERIVYVSCHPATLARDAGQLVNDQGYRLIAAGIMDMFPHTGHAEAMAVFER; encoded by the coding sequence GTGGGACGCAGAAAGACCGAGCTGGAACTTGAAATCGACATCCGCGATCTGGCTCACGACGGACGTGGTGTGGGCAGCGGCGAGAACGGCAAGACCTTCTTTGCCCACGGCGCATTGCCCGGTGAGCGTGTGCGCGTACGACGGGAGAAGAAACGTCGCGACCGGGACGAGGGTGTCACGCTGGAAGTGCTCACGCCCTCGGCGGATCGCATTGAACCCCGCTGCCAATATTTCGGCCAGTGCGGAGGTTGTGCACTGCAACACCTGTCCATCGAATCCCAGCGCACTAGCAAGCAACAGGCGCTGCTGGCCCAGATGCGCCGCCTGGGGGGAGTGGCCCCGGAAACCGTGCTGCCGACCCTGACTGGCCCGGAATGGGGATACCGGCGACGCGCCCGTCTGGGCGTGAAGGACGTACCGCGGAAGGGACGGGTGCTGGTGGGCTTCCGTGAGCGGCGGACTCCCTACGTGACCGACATGAATCGGTGCGAAGTGCTCATACCGGAGGTGGGTGGTCGTCTCGAGGCCCTTTCGGATCTGGTGGGGCGTCTTTCTGTCCGGGCCCGGCTTCCGCAGATCGAAGTGGCGGCGGGAGATGACGACATTGCTCTGGTTTTGCGCCATCTGGACCCATTGAGTGATGAGGATCTGTGCCTTCTCGCGGAGTTCGAGCATGAAAGCGGCTTCTGGATCTACCTTCAGCCGAAGGGGCCGGACACTGTGACGGCCCTGAGTGATGCCGCGCCTCCCCTGAGTTATCGCCTGGACAGCCATCAGGTGGAGATTCGCTTTCTGCCCACCGATTTCATCCAGATCAATCGCGAGATCAATCGCAAGATGATTGATCAAGCCCTGGAGTGGCTGGGCGCCGGCAAGGATGACACCGTGCTGGATCTGTTTTCCGGGCTGGGGAACTTTTCCCTGCCCATTGCCAGGGCCGGCTCGACCGTCACCGCCGTCGAAGGAGAAGCCGGCCTGGTGGGGCGCGGCCGGGAAAACGCCGAACGCAATGGCCTGGGGGATCGGGTGGATTTCCATGTAGCCAATCTGTTCGAGGATGTCACCCGGGAAAGCTGGGCCCGGCGGGAATACCGCCTTGCCGTGCTGGACCCGCCTCGCAGTGGTGCCCGCGAAATCATCCCGCAGCTGCCGAAGATGGGTGTGGAACGAATTGTCTATGTTTCCTGCCATCCGGCGACCCTGGCCCGTGATGCCGGCCAGCTGGTGAACGATCAGGGGTACCGCCTGATCGCCGCCGGCATCATGGACATGTTTCCCCATACCGGCCATGCCGAGGCCATGGCCGTATTCGAGCGCTGA
- the pdxJ gene encoding pyridoxine 5'-phosphate synthase — MHPIELGVNVDHVATLRQARGTVYPDPVQAALLAEMNGADSITIHLREDRRHILDRDVRLMSELLQTRMNLEMAVTEEMIGIAGEIRPFACCLVPEKREELTTEGGLDVLSQKPLLKEAVSRLSEAGIRVSLFIDPEPRQVKAAVAVGAPVVELHTGQYAESSGDVQSKELERLQQAARLAADKGLIVHAGHGLHYHNTQAVAAIPEVSELNIGHAIIARAVLTGLPEAVREMKTLMEASRVAA, encoded by the coding sequence ATGCACCCAATCGAACTGGGCGTCAATGTCGATCATGTGGCAACGCTGCGTCAGGCACGGGGTACCGTTTATCCGGATCCGGTGCAGGCCGCCCTGCTGGCGGAGATGAATGGAGCGGACAGCATTACCATTCATCTGCGGGAGGATCGGCGCCATATACTTGATCGTGACGTGCGGCTCATGAGTGAGCTGCTTCAGACCCGCATGAATCTTGAGATGGCGGTCACCGAGGAGATGATCGGTATCGCCGGGGAGATCCGCCCCTTTGCCTGCTGTCTGGTGCCGGAGAAGCGCGAAGAGCTGACCACCGAAGGGGGACTCGATGTGCTCTCTCAGAAACCCCTGCTCAAGGAGGCTGTCTCGCGTCTGAGCGAGGCGGGAATTCGCGTGTCCCTTTTCATTGATCCGGAGCCCCGTCAGGTCAAGGCCGCTGTTGCCGTGGGAGCGCCGGTCGTCGAACTGCATACCGGTCAGTACGCGGAAAGCAGTGGGGACGTGCAGTCAAAAGAGCTGGAGCGCCTGCAGCAGGCCGCACGTCTGGCGGCCGACAAGGGCCTGATCGTTCACGCCGGACACGGCCTGCACTATCACAATACCCAGGCCGTGGCGGCCATTCCGGAAGTCAGTGAACTCAATATCGGTCATGCCATCATTGCTCGAGCCGTTCTGACCGGCTTGCCAGAGGCGGTACGGGAAATGAAAACGCTCATGGAAGCCAGCCGGGTCGCCGCCTGA
- the recO gene encoding DNA repair protein RecO produces MSDRRPQLQAAYVLHHLPYRDSSLILHVFSREQGRLVLVARGARRPRSSQRALLQAFRPLLLSWRLGGEMGTLTAVESAGSPLALAGERLLAGFYVNELILRLAGRQDPHPELYAVYEACLHRLGTEESMARVLRRFEAEALTCIGYGLPLGEDCLDGFPIEADRLYRFDPSAGPRRIGGEAGTKAVSGRTLLALQSECWDSPEWDDAVVLRESRRLLAQAMEPYLGGKPLKSAQVLRDIRRRGRHQMSEKNPLDSGSN; encoded by the coding sequence ATGAGCGATCGCCGGCCTCAGTTACAGGCCGCTTACGTGCTCCATCATCTGCCTTATCGGGATAGCAGCCTGATTCTGCATGTGTTCAGTCGCGAGCAGGGGCGTCTGGTCCTGGTGGCGCGTGGTGCCCGACGCCCTCGGTCATCACAGCGAGCACTCCTGCAGGCCTTTCGGCCGCTTCTGCTTTCCTGGCGCCTGGGGGGTGAAATGGGTACCCTGACGGCTGTGGAATCAGCGGGCTCCCCCCTTGCGCTGGCAGGGGAGCGTTTGCTGGCCGGTTTCTACGTCAATGAACTGATTCTTCGCCTTGCAGGACGGCAGGATCCGCATCCAGAGCTGTATGCTGTGTATGAGGCCTGTCTTCATCGTCTGGGCACGGAAGAATCAATGGCCCGGGTGTTGCGCCGATTCGAAGCCGAGGCGTTGACATGCATAGGTTACGGTCTTCCGCTGGGTGAGGATTGCCTTGATGGTTTTCCCATTGAAGCGGATCGCCTCTATCGCTTTGATCCCTCGGCTGGACCCAGGCGCATTGGTGGAGAAGCAGGGACGAAGGCCGTTTCAGGTCGAACCCTGCTCGCATTGCAGAGCGAGTGCTGGGATTCGCCCGAATGGGACGATGCTGTCGTCCTGCGCGAATCGCGCAGGCTACTGGCCCAGGCAATGGAGCCCTATCTTGGTGGCAAGCCATTGAAGTCAGCGCAGGTTCTCAGGGATATTCGGCGTCGGGGTCGCCATCAGATGTCAGAAAAGAACCCTCTGGATTCGGGGTCGAACTAG